A window of the Heptranchias perlo isolate sHepPer1 chromosome 37, sHepPer1.hap1, whole genome shotgun sequence genome harbors these coding sequences:
- the LOC137304378 gene encoding F-box/LRR-repeat protein 12-like: MATMLGEKATLNSLPENVLVEILSYLSTRDLLRISRVCKRWRRLAYDKGLWKDVNLTPYKVNSRILWHLVRHYLGGTLRTLRVKGVLHSVKKHESLTEALLLEIGKRCPNLSELRLIEMNLRGISYECLPPSLLSLELTHCEIPLHWFRVAATANGTRIPPRIKNLEVDNVPNFSDQHLQNLASRTTLKVLILSGTYRVTDSGVEKSAESLSEVVHLKLHGCNISDDSLRHIARHLTQLRTLDLTNFCSMTDAGLACLGGLKSLQSLCFEYCDQITVEKLLAVCTGLPSLTKLNLNGNPYSEGDLRRIRQSLPSCTVTNDFPDMDSVPKF, translated from the exons ATGGCTACAATGTTGGGTGAAAAGGCAACACTGAACTCGCTCCCGGAGAATGTGCTGGTGGAGATCCTGTCCTACCTGTCCACCCGGGACCTGCTCCGGATCAGCAG AGTTTGCAAAAGATGGAGAAGATTAGCTTATGACAAAGGACTCTGGAAAGATGTTAATTTAACCCCATATAAG GTGAACTCGCGGATACTCTGGCACCTGGTCAGGCATTACCTGGGTGGCACTCTGAGGACCCTGAGGGTCAAAGGAGTCCTTCACTCTGTCAAGAAGCACGAGTCCCTGACCGAAGCCTTGCTGTTGGAGATTGGGAAACGCTGCCCGAACCTGAGTGAGCTGCGGCTTATCGAGATGAACCTGCGGGGGATCAGTTACGAGTGTCTGCCCCCGTCGTTACTCAGCCTGGAGCTGACGCACTGCGAGATCCCGTTGCACTGGTTCAGAGTGGCGGCGACCGCCAATGGGACCCGAATCCCGCCTCGCATCAAGAACCTGGAAGTGGACAATGTGCCAAACTTCTCAGACCAACATCTCCAGAACCTTGCGTCCCGCAcgaccctgaaggtgctgatcctCTCTGGCACGTACCGAGTGACCGACTCCGGGGTGGAGAAGTCGGCGGAGAGTCTCTCGGAGGTGGTCCACCTCAAGCTCCACGGCTGTAACATCTCCGACGACTCCTTGCGCCACATCGCCCGGCACCTGACGCAGCTTCGCACTTTGGACCTCACGAACTTCTGCTCCATGACCGACGCGGGCCTGGCATGTCTGGGGGGCCTGAAGTCCCTTCAGTCGCTGTGCTTCGAGTACTGCGACCAGATTACCGTCGAGAAGCTCTTGGCGGTCTGCACCGGTCTTCCATCGCTGACCAAACTCAATCTAAACGGGAACCCGTACTCCGAGGGAGACCTGCGGAGAATCCGGCAGAGTTTGCCGAGCTGCACCGTCACCAACGATTTCCCCGACATGGATTCTGTGCCTAAATTTTAA